ACGCGTGACGGATAATCGCATTCTGGCAAGGATTCCAGCATGTCGACGACAAAAGTGCTACCGCCCACGGCTCGAGTGATTTTGGTACACGGCACCTTCGCTGCTCGCGATGGAAATGTTGGTGATAGCTGGTGGCAACATGGAAGTGCAACTTGGAATGGGCTGCAAAAACGTTTGCCGGCTGGTACGGATCTTGTCGAGCAGAGTCAAGTGTTCCACTGGTCGGGCGAGAACAGTGAACGTGCTCGGATCAAGGCCGGCCAAGATCTCCTCAAGCTATTTCGACAATTTGAAGAGGAAGGCATTGGCTACCACGTGATCGGTCACAGCCACGGCGGTTCCGTGATCTGGCACGCTTTACGTTCAGCTGAATTGCAAAACTACTGGTTGCCTCGGCTGCATAGTTGGGCAACTGTCGGTACGCCTTTCTTGCAACACCAGACTCGCAGCAGCTGGAGTTTGATCAATGCCATCAACATTGTCCTCGCTCTCGTGTTACTGAAGCCCGCCTATACAACCTTCAGACGACTCGTCCAATACTCCATTGCCGCAATCACTGGCGGCGACATCGAGATGCTGACCGACGCGAGTAACGATTCCGCCATCGTACAAATTATTCGAGCCCCTAGCCTGAAGATCTTGGAGCTACTCGGAGTACCCGTCAACTTGACGGGAGACAAAATGCAAGTTGGCAGCTTCGATCCATCCAGCGGCGATTCGTTCGTAAATCACTTGTTCATGACAACCGAAGGCATCACAATTCTGATCGTCGCGGTGATCTACATCTACGTATTGGTAAACCTTGCTTTCATGTTTCTCAATCCGGTGCTTGAATCACTGCGAATGCGATCTGAAAAACGACTCGAGCAAAGGTGTTCCCAGCGATTCGGCAAACGTTGGCTTGGCATTTGGTCTCCGGATGATGAAGCAATTAATGGACTGACCGCCACCCTTCGACTCTCCATGTCTTTTGTCTCCAGGATGGGGCCGCGAGAACGGGTTCTGTTCTCGGACGTCTTATTACTCATCTCGCAACCGTATTACTGGCTGATTTCGCCTATCTTCAATCGCTTCATTCGCCCCCTGTTGGATGATTTCATTAGGTCTTACATTGCGAAAACCGCGCAAGGAAACAATCGACCGGCGGCAGAAGTTGTCGGTGTTTCGCAGGTTCCTCTCTACAGATCTGCAGAGTCCACATTCCCCTCGATGCCCGCCTGGATGAACGCTCGAATCGTGGACTCTTCCAACCGTTACACGGTGCATTTGGCACCCAAGCTGAGACGACTCCTGTCTTCCACCTGCATTCTGACAGGCCTGGACGCCTTTGGACACGAATTATCAGGGCGGGAACTGGTTCACACCTCCTATTTCGAGCATTCCGAGGTCCAAGATTTACTCGCCATGCACATTGCTTGGTCCATCGACAATTTTTCACACGCGGTCAAAATCAACACAACAGACGAGCGGCTGATCGCTTGGTACCAGACATTTCGCATCGCATCGGGCGGCCAGATACCTTCGGATTGGTTGGTCTCAACAGAACAAAACAAATGTTCTGTCCCGATTCGACCTCGTCGTAGTATTCCACAACGCAGGGCTGCTTAGCAGCAAATCTGGAAATATTGATAACCTTTTTCTTGAGGCAGTACTCCCTTGAAATTGGCTTTCTAATTGAATCGAATTTTGGCGGGCGATTTGCCAAAGGAGAGCCACGCGTCCTATGTAGCGAAGCTGCCTGATACAGAACAGAGTCTTTTAAAGAGTACGTTGTCAGCAATCAGTGTATTACTAACTAGCAACAGCCTCAGTTATCATTGCGCGCAAACCATCATGGTGATGCGTTAGTAACCTCGCCGGAGTGAATTGATGACAGACCAAAACGAATCACAGGGCCTCGGAACACGATGCTTACATGCTGGACAACAACCCGACCCAACGACAAATGCCCGGGCCGTACCTATTTACGCGTCCACATCCTACGTTTTTGACAATACGGATCATGCGGCAGATCTATTTGCACTCAAAGAATTTGGCAATATCTACTCACGGATCATGAATCCCACAAACGACGTGCTCGAACAACGTTTGGTCGCACTCGACGGAGGCGCAGGGGCCTTAGGACTTGCTTCCGGACAGGCGGCAACCCACGCTGCGATTAATACCATTTGCCACGCGGGTCAAAACTTCATTTCCTCGAACAGTCTCTACGGCGGAACCTGGACACTGTTTACACAAACGTTTCCTAAACAGGGTATCGAAGTCCGCTTCTTCGACCCCAGTCACCCGGAACAGATCGAAAATCTTGTCGACGAAAACACTCGCTTGGTTTACATGGACAGCGTGGGTAATCCCAAAAATGACGTTCCGGATTACCGAAAAATCACGGAGCTTGCCCATCGGCATCGATTGCCCGTTTTTTGCGACAACACGACGATGACCCCTCTGCTGCTCCGCCCAATCGAACATGGTGTTGATGTGGTGATCTACTCAACCACCAAGTTTATTGGAGGTCATGGCACTCACATCGGAGGCGCTATTGTCGATAGCGGCAATTTCCCTTGGGCCGACAATCCCGACAAGTGGCCTGAATTTTGTGCACCGTCAGAATCCTATCACGGCGTGGTATTTGTCGAAGCTCTGAAACCGATGGGAAACATCTCTTTCATCATTCACGCGCGCACACATTGGTTACGAGATACGGGGGCGTGCATGAGCCCCTTCGGTGCCTTCTTGTTTCTACAAGGTCTAGAAACACTCCATTTGCGTATGCCCAGGCATTGCGAGAATGCGCTGAACGTCGCTCAATTCCTGGAACAACATGAGGCCGTTTCCTGGGTCAACTATCCCGGATTAGAAAGCCACAAGGATCATGTCAACGCCATGAATTATCTACCAGACGGTCAAGGCGCGATTCTCGGTTTCGGCGTCAAGGCAAACAACGCCAACGAGGCGAAAGAAATTGGCCGGCGCTTCATCGACCATTGCAAACTGTGCTCGCATCTTGCCAATATTGGTGATGCGAAAACGCTGGTCATCCATCCAGCTTCGACAACCCACCAGCAATTGACCGCCGAGGAACAAGTAGAAACAGGCGTCACACCCGACTACATTCGTGTCTCAGTGGGACTGGAGGATAGCGAAGACATCATCGCTGACCTGAATCAAGCGTTGCGCGCAGCCACGGCCTAATCAATTCCTGAAGTAAGGGAAATGCAACTGCATTTCAGCCCGCTATGCCGGCAGAATTCAGCAGCTCAGATGACCAGCGAACCAACCAAGCTTTGACTCAGCTGCAATCGATTTGTTTTGACAAACCGATGCGGCTGAAGTTAGGGGGCCAGTTGCCTTCGGTTACCTGTGCCTATGAGACCTTTGGCCAGCTTAACTCCGATCGATCCAACGCGGTTCTCGTCTGCCATGCGATTTCCGGAGACTCACATGTCACGCGTCATCACCCGGACGACCAGCCTGGCTGGTGGGAACAACTGGTTGGCCCCGGACGAGCGATCGATACGAATCGCTACTTCGTCATCTGCCCCAACGTGTTGGGAGGCTGTCGCGGCTCCACCGGTCCGGAATCAATCAACCCAGCAACTAACCGACCGTTTGGTCAGCAGTTTCCAATCATCACAATGGACGACATTGTCAATGTACAGACTCGATTAGTGAACCAGCTGGGAATCGATCGACTCGTAGGTGTCGTGGGCGGATCCTTGGGAGGGCATCAGGCAATCACCTGGGCGACGCGTTATCCGGAACGCATCGCAGCCTGCTGTGCTATCGCGACTTCCTCTCGACTATCTTCGCAGGCCTTAGCATTCGACGTGATCGGGCGAAATGCGATCAAGACGGACCCGATGTTTCAGGACGGTCAATACTATGGCAATGCCAAACAGCCTGACATCGGACTGGCAATCGCCCGCATGCTGGGCCATATCACCTATCTATCGGCAGATGGAATGGACGAGAAATTCGACGTCGATCGACACAACCCCCGCGAACTTGACACGCTGTTTGAAAATCGTTTTTCAGTCGGCTCCTACCTTGCCTACCAGGGTCACAAATTTGTAGAACGCTTTGATGCCAACAGCTACATCACACTGTCCATGGCCATGGATCTTGTCGATTTCGGCGACACGCTTGAACAACGGTGTGCCTCGTTGGCTTCATCAACTTGCCGTTGGTTGGTGGTTGGTTTTTCCAGTGACTGGCTCTTCCCACCCCAACAGTCCCGCCAAATCCTGCAAGCACTCAATACACTCCAAAAATCGGCCACCTATGCCATTGTGCCTTCGGATGCGGGACACGATGGTTTCTTGGTCGAATCCGACATCGATCGCTACTGCGATCTAGTTGCTGCAACGCTTGCCCCACCAACAAGGCTCACCAGCGATACGCCTCCCCAACGAGTAGATGACCAGCGGATTTTGGAACTCATTGAAGATGGGGAATCCGTCCTAGACCTCGGCTGTGGCAGCGGAGATTTACTCTGCGCACTTCGAGCTCGAGGGCACCATCGCCTGACTGGGGTAGAAGTCGATTTGGATTCAGTCACCAAGGCGGCGCGTCAAGGTTTAATCGTTCAACACGCGGACCTTGATGAAGGCGTGCTCGATTTTCCTAACGACAGTTTTGATACGGTTATTTTATCAGCCACGTTGCAAGCCGTTGCCAACATCGAAGAGCTATTGGACGAGATGTTGCGGGTAGGCTCACGCTGTATTCTAAGCTTCGCAAATTTCGCCTTTCGAGAATTGCGAGACATGTACACACGAGAAGGCAAGTCTCCCAAAGCAGATGGTCAGTACCGATACGATTGGTACGACACACCAAACCGCCGGTTTCCTTCCATCACCGACGTCCATGAGCTGCTACGAGCAAAGCGGGCAAAAGTCTTACGAGCGATCTATATGGACACCAAATCAGACGTACAGATATCGGA
The sequence above is drawn from the Pirellulaceae bacterium genome and encodes:
- a CDS encoding homoserine O-acetyltransferase encodes the protein MPAEFSSSDDQRTNQALTQLQSICFDKPMRLKLGGQLPSVTCAYETFGQLNSDRSNAVLVCHAISGDSHVTRHHPDDQPGWWEQLVGPGRAIDTNRYFVICPNVLGGCRGSTGPESINPATNRPFGQQFPIITMDDIVNVQTRLVNQLGIDRLVGVVGGSLGGHQAITWATRYPERIAACCAIATSSRLSSQALAFDVIGRNAIKTDPMFQDGQYYGNAKQPDIGLAIARMLGHITYLSADGMDEKFDVDRHNPRELDTLFENRFSVGSYLAYQGHKFVERFDANSYITLSMAMDLVDFGDTLEQRCASLASSTCRWLVVGFSSDWLFPPQQSRQILQALNTLQKSATYAIVPSDAGHDGFLVESDIDRYCDLVAATLAPPTRLTSDTPPQRVDDQRILELIEDGESVLDLGCGSGDLLCALRARGHHRLTGVEVDLDSVTKAARQGLIVQHADLDEGVLDFPNDSFDTVILSATLQAVANIEELLDEMLRVGSRCILSFANFAFRELRDMYTREGKSPKADGQYRYDWYDTPNRRFPSITDVHELLRAKRAKVLRAIYMDTKSDVQISDDDDFNYKADTAILVIHR
- a CDS encoding O-acetylhomoserine aminocarboxypropyltransferase/cysteine synthase, with product MTDQNESQGLGTRCLHAGQQPDPTTNARAVPIYASTSYVFDNTDHAADLFALKEFGNIYSRIMNPTNDVLEQRLVALDGGAGALGLASGQAATHAAINTICHAGQNFISSNSLYGGTWTLFTQTFPKQGIEVRFFDPSHPEQIENLVDENTRLVYMDSVGNPKNDVPDYRKITELAHRHRLPVFCDNTTMTPLLLRPIEHGVDVVIYSTTKFIGGHGTHIGGAIVDSGNFPWADNPDKWPEFCAPSESYHGVVFVEALKPMGNISFIIHARTHWLRDTGACMSPFGAFLFLQGLETLHLRMPRHCENALNVAQFLEQHEAVSWVNYPGLESHKDHVNAMNYLPDGQGAILGFGVKANNANEAKEIGRRFIDHCKLCSHLANIGDAKTLVIHPASTTHQQLTAEEQVETGVTPDYIRVSVGLEDSEDIIADLNQALRAATA